The following nucleotide sequence is from Myxococcus stipitatus.
ATGCTGAAGCTGCGTGCCATGGACTACCGGCGCAGCTCGACGCCCGTCGCGACCAGCTGCACCTCGCGCGGCTTGCCATCCGTGCCGCGCGGGACGACGGCGCCCTCGGATTCGTAGTGCGACGCGTGGCCCTCGCTCAGCTCGGCCACCTTCACCACGCCCTCGACGCGGGCCTGGGCGCCGGCCGAGTCCAGCGGGACGAAGAAGCCGTAGTCCTTGAACGTGACGCGCACGCCGGGGCTCTTGGCCTGGTCGTCCGCCGCCAGCTCCATCCAGCAGCCCTTGCGCTCGCACGCCTTGCGCACGCGGCCCTCGAGCAGCACCGTCTTTCCGTCATGGGCCTGGGGCTTCGCGATGAGGTCCGCCAGCTTCACCGCCGCCGCGCCCTTGAGGGGCTCGCCGCGGGTGAGCTTCCAGCCGTCCTGGGCGCCGGGCGCCGGCGCGGGGGCGGCCGTCTTGGCGTCGGCCGGATGGTGACAGTCGCTCGCCGCGGCCTTATCGGCCTTCGCGGCCTTGTCCTTGGCGGGCGTCTTGTCCGCCGCGAGAGCGAGCAGGGGAACTGCGACCAGCAGCATCAGGGACGTGCGGAGCGGGTTCATGGCCTGTCCGCTTAGTCAAAAGTCATTGCTCCGGCAAGGCGGCCCCCGTACTAAGCTCTCACTCCCGCACACCTCGGTGAGGCGCGCATGAAGGTCCTCGTCCCTCCCAGGAATCGTCGACTCGGCACGGTGGACTACCTGGGCCTCATCGGCCTGGTGGGGCTGCTGATCGCCCGCTACATCCCGGTGGCCCGCATCATCCCGTTCTGGGGCTGTGTGCTGCGCGAGAGGACGGGCTGGCCCTGCCTCGGGTGTGGGCTGACGCGGGTGGCGGACCGGGTGGCCCACTTCAACTTCGTGGGCGCGTGGGAGGCCAACCCCCTGGGCACCGTGGCGGCCATCCTGTTCGCCTTCGCCGCGCTGGCCATGGTGCTGCACCTCGTCTTCGCCATCCCCATCCCGGAGGTCCAGCTCACACCCCGGGAGTGGCAGGTATTCCAGGCGGCGATGCCTGTCATCATCCTGGTCAATTACGCCTACGTGGTGGTGAAGACGCGTTTTCCCCACTGGCTGCTGTAGCCTGGGGGCGTGACCTCCGCGCTCGTCCTGCTGGGCTATCTCGCCGGCTCCATTCCGTTCGGTGTGCTGCTGACGCGGTGGCTGCGGGGCGTGGACGTGCGCCAGGGCGGCAGTGGCAACATCGGCGCGACCAACGTCACGCGCGTCGCCGGCAAGAAGCTGGGCGCGGTGGTGCTCGTGCTGGACGCGCTGAAGGGCGCCCTGCCGGTGGCGCTCGCGCTGCGGCTGATGCCGGAGCAGCCGCTGGTGCACGTGGCGGTGGGGATGGCCGCGGTCCTGGGCCACGTCTACCCCGTGTGGCTGAAGCTGAAGGGGGGCAAGGGCGTGGCCACGGCGCTGGGCGTGCTGCTGGTGCTGGTGCCCCTGGCCGCGCTCGCGGCGGGCGGCGTCTACGTCGCCATCCTCGCGGTGTCGCGCGTCAGCTCGCTGGGCTCGCTCGCGGCGGGCGCGACGGCGGTGGGCGTGTCCGCGTATGCCGCGCCCGCGCTGGCGTACGCGGCGCTGTCAGCCCTGCTCTTCGTCCTCATGCTGTGGACGCACCGGGGCAACATCGTCCGGCTGGCGCGGCGCACCGAGCGGCGCTTCTGAGTCGCCGCCGCGCGCGTCCGGGGCGCGGTAGCCGAGCAGCGAGCAGGCGATGGGGCCGTTCCACAACTCGCGCCGCGCGGAGGGGCGCGCGTGGAAGGCGCTCTCGAAGGCGGGGTTGCCGATGAGCACCCAGGCGCGCCAGCCGGGCACGCGCAGCGACTCGCCCAGCTTGTAATAGAAGCTCTTCATGCCCTTCTGGCCGCCCGTCCCCAGCCGGTCTCCGTAGGGCGGGTTGGTGAGAATCAGGCCGCCCGTGCCGGGCAGGGGCGGCAGCTTCGTGGCGTCGCCCTCGGCCAGGGTGATTTCCTCCGACAGCTTCGCGGCGCGCACGTTGCGCGAGGCGGCCTCGAGCGCCTCCGCGTCCTTGTCGAAGCCCCATAGGGGGACCTGCACCTTGCGCTCGTTGCGCCGGGCGTCCGCGCGCATGTCCGTGAGCAGCTCCTTCGCGCGGGCGCCCATCTCCGGCCAGCGCTCCACGGCGAAGTCCCGGTTGAGGCCCGGGGCCCTGCGCCGCGCAATCATCCCGCCCTCGATGAGCAGGGTGCCGGAGCCGCACATGGGGTCCACCAGGGCCTCCTCGCCGGTGTAGTGCGCGGCGCGGAGGATGGCGGCGGCGAGCGTCTCCTTGAGGGGCGCGGCCGTGGGGCGCACCCGGTAGCCCCGGCGGTGCAGCGGCTCGCCGCACAGGTCGAGCGAGAGCGACAGCGTGTCGCGCGACAGGTGCGCCACCACGCTGACGTCGGGGTTCTTCGTGTTCACGTCCGGACGGGTGCCCACGACCTCGCGCATGCGGTCGACGATGGCGTCCTTCACCTTGAGCGCCACGAAGCCCGAGTGGCTGTGCTCGCTGTCCTTCAGCGTGGCGTCCACCGCGAAGGTGGTGGAGGGCGTCAGGTGCTCCTCCCAGGGGACGCTGGCGGCGGCCTCGTAGAGCCCGTCCGCGCCATGGGCCTCGAAGGCGCCCAGCGGGTAGAGCACGCGCATGGCGATGCGGGACCAGAGGCACACCATCAGGGCCTCGTCGAGCGTGGCCATGAAGCGGACGCCCCCGCGGTCCTGGCGGATGCGGCGCGCGCCGAGCTCCTTCAGCTCGTCGGCGAGCAGGTCCTCGGTACCTCGGGCGGTGGTGGCGAAGAGGGCGATGCGTTCAGCCATGGGACTCCGCCCATAGACGACACGGGCCCGCTTGGGAACCGGCAAGACGCATCAGGTGCCCACCACCTCGTAGAAGGCGAAGGTGGCCCCCTCCTGGTTGGCGCTGGCCGCCTTCGCGCGGCGGAAGTCCTCTGACTGGAAGTAGGCCCGCATGGCCTCCTTGTCCCGCCAGCGCGTCACCAGCAGCAGCTCCGGGGCCGGCTCGAACGAGCGCAGCACCTCCAGCCCCAGGAAGCCCTCGTGCGTGTCCACCTGGCGGGAGCGCTCCTGGAAGCGGGCGACCAGGCGCTCGGCCTCCTGGGGCGCGGCGCGGAAGCGGGAGATGGCGACAATCATCGGGCGGTCCTCTTCGCGGGCGGGGGGGCGACCGCCCGTGTGCGGGGGAGGGGCCCGAGGTGCCTCGGGCCCGGAACGAAAGACGGGGGCGCCCGGACCGCTCCGGACACCCCCGTGGGGACGACAGCCGTGGCGCGCCGCTACATCGCCCCGGCGCCGGGCATCTCGCCCACGCCCCGGATGAGCACCTCGCGGGGCTTGGCGCCATCCGCCGCGCCCACCACGCCGTCGCGCTCCATGCGTTCAATCATGCGCGCGGCGCGGTTGTAGCCGATGCGCATCTTGCGCTGGAGCATGGAGATGGAGACGGCGCGCATCTCGCTGACCACCGCGAGCGCCTGGTCGTACAGTTCGTCCGAGAGCTCGTCCTCCTCGCCGCCGGACTCCACGTCCTCGTCGCGCGGCTTGAGGATGGACTCGTCGAAG
It contains:
- a CDS encoding THUMP domain-containing class I SAM-dependent RNA methyltransferase; translated protein: MAERIALFATTARGTEDLLADELKELGARRIRQDRGGVRFMATLDEALMVCLWSRIAMRVLYPLGAFEAHGADGLYEAAASVPWEEHLTPSTTFAVDATLKDSEHSHSGFVALKVKDAIVDRMREVVGTRPDVNTKNPDVSVVAHLSRDTLSLSLDLCGEPLHRRGYRVRPTAAPLKETLAAAILRAAHYTGEEALVDPMCGSGTLLIEGGMIARRRAPGLNRDFAVERWPEMGARAKELLTDMRADARRNERKVQVPLWGFDKDAEALEAASRNVRAAKLSEEITLAEGDATKLPPLPGTGGLILTNPPYGDRLGTGGQKGMKSFYYKLGESLRVPGWRAWVLIGNPAFESAFHARPSARRELWNGPIACSLLGYRAPDARGGDSEAPLGAPRQPDDVAPVRPQHEDEEQG
- a CDS encoding antibiotic biosynthesis monooxygenase family protein, giving the protein MIVAISRFRAAPQEAERLVARFQERSRQVDTHEGFLGLEVLRSFEPAPELLLVTRWRDKEAMRAYFQSEDFRRAKAASANQEGATFAFYEVVGT
- a CDS encoding DUF4920 domain-containing protein, with product MNPLRTSLMLLVAVPLLALAADKTPAKDKAAKADKAAASDCHHPADAKTAAPAPAPGAQDGWKLTRGEPLKGAAAVKLADLIAKPQAHDGKTVLLEGRVRKACERKGCWMELAADDQAKSPGVRVTFKDYGFFVPLDSAGAQARVEGVVKVAELSEGHASHYESEGAVVPRGTDGKPREVQLVATGVELRR
- the plsY gene encoding glycerol-3-phosphate 1-O-acyltransferase PlsY; translated protein: MTSALVLLGYLAGSIPFGVLLTRWLRGVDVRQGGSGNIGATNVTRVAGKKLGAVVLVLDALKGALPVALALRLMPEQPLVHVAVGMAAVLGHVYPVWLKLKGGKGVATALGVLLVLVPLAALAAGGVYVAILAVSRVSSLGSLAAGATAVGVSAYAAPALAYAALSALLFVLMLWTHRGNIVRLARRTERRF
- a CDS encoding DUF2752 domain-containing protein; the protein is MKVLVPPRNRRLGTVDYLGLIGLVGLLIARYIPVARIIPFWGCVLRERTGWPCLGCGLTRVADRVAHFNFVGAWEANPLGTVAAILFAFAALAMVLHLVFAIPIPEVQLTPREWQVFQAAMPVIILVNYAYVVVKTRFPHWLL